Part of the Patescibacteria group bacterium genome is shown below.
CCCAAGCCGATTTATGCAAGGACCAATTCCAGGTGTGAGCGATCAGGTCTACGACCTACCCGGAGTGCCTTGGGATTTATATTTTACGGGAAGTGGCGCGGCCATTCACGGCGCCTATTGGCACAACCATTTTGGAGAACAGTGGTCTCATGGCTGTGTTAATCTTCCCGTTGAAAGCGCCAAAAAGCTCTATTCTTGGGCCGAAATTGGGACAAAGGTTATTGTCCAAAATTAGACCACAAAAAAGCCTTGCTAACTAGGTCTCTATCTGAGATGCTGGATAGGTTATGTTCGTTGCAGTACCCCCAAATATTTTTCAAAATACTCCAGTTTCCACAGCACAGATTGAAACTGTGTTGCCCGAAGTGTATAAAAATTTTTCCCTCGCCGCTTCAACCTCAACTATTCCGGTAGTCCCCTTCTTTTCACAATTTAAAGATATTGCTTCTCCGACCTGGCAAAAAGTGGGTTGTGGTGTTGCGAGCTTGGCAATGGTAATTAATTATTTCGAACTAGATTCTGTATCGGTTACAACACTACTCAATCGAGGTATCGCCTCCGGCGCCTATCTGAAAAACGCCGGTTGGATTCACCAGGGTTTGATTGACCTATCGAAAAAATATGAGCTTGATGGAAAATCCTTCGACCTTTCAAAATTAGATTCGAAGGCTGCGCTTGCCGCATTTGAGAAAAATCTAAAAGATGGCCCCGTCATCGCGTCTGTCCATTACAAATTTGAACC
Proteins encoded:
- a CDS encoding C39 family peptidase, producing the protein MFVAVPPNIFQNTPVSTAQIETVLPEVYKNFSLAASTSTIPVVPFFSQFKDIASPTWQKVGCGVASLAMVINYFELDSVSVTTLLNRGIASGAYLKNAGWIHQGLIDLSKKYELDGKSFDLSKLDSKAALAAFEKNLKDGPVIASVHYKFEPTNPIPHLVVINAIENGIVYYNDPAAKTGGKTISTTDFLKSWKKKFIAIRPVQQVAKATSLTLHI